Part of the Sulfobacillus acidophilus DSM 10332 genome, GCGTTCATTCATCTGGATCCCGCGTTAATCCCGTTTGCACGCATTTGGGTGCGCCATCAGTTTCACCATACGCCGGAGTTTCGTGAGGAAGTGGATGCGATTTTTGCCCAGTTGCGGCAACCCTTCTGTGAGATTGTGGAATCCGGGGTGGCGAGCGGGGTGTTTGCCACCGCGTACCCAACCATTACGGGGTACTTCATTCTCAGCCTGCTGGTCATGGTCATGCCGGAACTCGATCCCCCCGTCCATATGCCGATTTTGCCGATCGAAGATCGGGTGGGGTTTATGTTGGACACCGCACAAAAGATGTTAGCGCCGGGGGCGTTGCCGGCGCCGCTGATCCTGAAAGGAGGATAAGGTCGCATGGATGTGTTGGATCAGGCATTAACGACGCTCGATGCCGGGGGTCTGATCATCGTCGCCGATGACGAAGAGCGCGAAAATGAAGGGGATTTCATCGGCTTGGCGGATCGCGTGACCCCGGAGATGATCAATTTCATGATTACGCATGGCCGGGGGCTGGTGTGCTTTCCCATGGCCCGCCCGTTGGCTGACCGTTTGAAACTCTCGCGCATGGTCCCGGACACGGCGGATCCGTTTCGGACGGCGTTTACTCAGTCGATTGACGCCCATCCACGGTTCGGGGTGACCACGGGGATTTCCGCCGGGGATCGGGCGTTGACGATTCAGGTGGCCCTCCGGGAGGATGTGTGTCCCGAGGACCTGGTACGGCCGGGCCATATCTTCCCGTTGATTGCGCATGACGGGGGGGTGTTTGTCCGGCGCGGCCATACAGAAGCCGCGGTGGATTTGGCCCGCCTCGCCGGTCATCAGCCCGCGGGCGTGATTGTCGAGATTTTGCGTCCCGACGGCACCATGGCGCGGCGCGACGACTTGCGTTCCCTGGCTCGAGTGTTCCGGTTGCCGTATTTAACCGTATCGGATATCGTGCTGGCGCGCCGGGCCGTAGAGTCGCCCGTCTCATCCTAGCGACAGGGGGGCATGAGAATGATTGATCGACTGTCTCGTGGCCTGATTGTACCCTTGACGCAGTGGTTTATGTTAGATCACCTGGAGGGAACGGAGCATATTCCGGCGTCCGGAGGATATTTGATTGTCGCCAACCACGCCAGTTTTTTCGATCATTTTGTCGTGGCGGCGGTCATTCAACGGACCCGCGGTCACCAGGTGAAGTTTCTTACCAAAAAAGAAAGTTTTGAGCACCCGTTGTCGCGGTGGTGGCATACCGCCGTGGGGTGCATTCCGCTCAAC contains:
- a CDS encoding transcriptional regulator, TetR family (PFAM: Bacterial regulatory proteins, tetR family~COGs: COG1309 Transcriptional regulator~InterPro IPR001647~KEGG: plm:Plim_0557 regulatory protein TetR~PFAM: Transcriptional regulator, TetR-like, DNA-binding, bacterial/archaeal~SPTR: Transcriptional regulator, TetR family); translated protein: MDSGDKREELLRAAAAEFAEKGFDRANINEIALRAGLGKGTVYLYFASKKDLYLAVLQYIVDQFNALSETILAQPISPVDQLARAVDAFIHLDPALIPFARIWVRHQFHHTPEFREEVDAIFAQLRQPFCEIVESGVASGVFATAYPTITGYFILSLLVMVMPELDPPVHMPILPIEDRVGFMLDTAQKMLAPGALPAPLILKGG
- a CDS encoding 3,4-dihydroxy-2-butanone 4-phosphate synthase (PFAM: 3,4-dihydroxy-2-butanone 4-phosphate synthase~TIGRFAM: 3,4-dihydroxy-2-butanone 4-phosphate synthase~COGs: COG0108 3 4-dihydroxy-2-butanone 4-phosphate synthase~InterPro IPR000422~KEGG: gfo:GFO_2186 riboflavin biosynthesis protein~PFAM: DHBP synthase RibB~SPTR: Riboflavin biosynthesis protein;~TIGRFAM: DHBP synthase RibB) — its product is MDVLDQALTTLDAGGLIIVADDEERENEGDFIGLADRVTPEMINFMITHGRGLVCFPMARPLADRLKLSRMVPDTADPFRTAFTQSIDAHPRFGVTTGISAGDRALTIQVALREDVCPEDLVRPGHIFPLIAHDGGVFVRRGHTEAAVDLARLAGHQPAGVIVEILRPDGTMARRDDLRSLARVFRLPYLTVSDIVLARRAVESPVSS